Proteins from one Pseudarthrobacter sp. BIM B-2242 genomic window:
- the lgt gene encoding prolipoprotein diacylglyceryl transferase: MRASAVPDLFIPSPTISAFDLGPLTIRFYALCILAGIVAGTWLTARRLRERGGTTAQTLDIVMWAVPFGIIGGRLYHVITDNQLYFGPGKDPWGALRIWEGGLGIWGAVALGLVGAAVGARRAGIPFTAFVDAAAPGLLFAQGVGRWGNWFNNELYGGPTNLPWKLQIHAMNPATGQALLTPEGTPEVLGYFQPTFLYESLWCLAAASLLIILDRKFSLGAGAVFALYIVFYTAGRFGFELMRSDYANTILGLRVNTWVAGLLLVTGLALFQILRARPRSRVLTTKPGPAHPPPAREEPT; the protein is encoded by the coding sequence ATGCGAGCTTCAGCAGTACCGGACCTCTTCATCCCATCGCCGACGATCAGCGCCTTCGACCTTGGGCCCCTGACGATCCGGTTTTATGCCCTGTGCATCCTCGCCGGTATCGTCGCCGGTACATGGCTGACAGCCAGGCGGCTCCGAGAACGCGGCGGCACAACAGCCCAGACCTTGGACATAGTCATGTGGGCAGTACCCTTCGGGATAATTGGGGGAAGGCTTTACCACGTGATCACAGACAACCAGCTCTACTTCGGCCCCGGCAAGGACCCCTGGGGGGCACTGCGGATCTGGGAGGGCGGACTGGGTATCTGGGGCGCCGTGGCTCTGGGCCTGGTCGGCGCAGCAGTGGGCGCGCGCAGGGCCGGGATTCCCTTCACGGCGTTCGTCGATGCAGCGGCACCCGGGCTGCTCTTCGCCCAAGGCGTGGGCCGCTGGGGCAACTGGTTCAATAATGAACTCTACGGAGGCCCGACAAATCTTCCCTGGAAACTCCAGATCCACGCCATGAACCCTGCCACCGGCCAGGCACTGCTTACACCGGAAGGCACACCGGAGGTTCTTGGCTACTTTCAGCCGACTTTCCTCTACGAATCCCTCTGGTGTCTGGCCGCGGCATCGCTTCTCATTATCCTGGACCGCAAGTTCTCACTGGGTGCAGGGGCCGTCTTTGCCCTGTACATCGTCTTCTACACCGCAGGACGGTTTGGGTTTGAACTGATGCGCTCGGATTACGCCAACACGATACTGGGTCTCAGAGTGAATACCTGGGTAGCCGGACTGCTCCTGGTAACAGGGCTGGCCCTGTTCCAGATTCTCAGAGCCAGACCCCGGTCGCGTGTGCTTACGACAAAACCAGGACCAGCCCATCCGCCACCGGCACGGGAAGAACCAACATGA
- the lspA gene encoding signal peptidase II produces MSAEPPANPAGTPPVAEKARRIKIALLVAAAVLAAADLGIKALAEALLANGATVDLGLLNLKLLYNTGVAFSLGADLAPWLVIAATAAIVLGMTWYAVSTAPAMPAICRAGAAMVLGGGAGNLMDRLDGEGVVDYLHSGWFPTFNLADVFVTVGVGLYVLGTLLGSREQQKA; encoded by the coding sequence GTGAGCGCCGAGCCCCCGGCCAACCCTGCCGGAACGCCACCGGTCGCTGAGAAGGCACGGCGGATCAAGATCGCCCTGCTCGTCGCGGCAGCCGTGCTGGCGGCGGCCGACCTGGGGATCAAGGCCCTGGCCGAAGCCCTGCTCGCCAACGGTGCCACGGTCGATCTGGGCCTGCTGAACCTGAAGCTGCTCTACAACACCGGGGTCGCGTTCAGCCTCGGCGCGGACCTGGCCCCGTGGCTGGTCATCGCCGCGACCGCCGCGATCGTGCTGGGCATGACCTGGTACGCCGTCTCCACCGCCCCGGCCATGCCGGCCATCTGCCGGGCCGGTGCGGCGATGGTGCTCGGCGGCGGCGCCGGGAACCTCATGGACCGGCTGGACGGGGAGGGTGTCGTGGACTACCTGCACAGCGGCTGGTTCCCGACCTTCAACCTCGCCGACGTCTTCGTCACCGTCGGCGTAGGCCTGTACGTCCTGGGCACCCTGCTCGGGTCCAGGGAACAGCAAAAGGCGTAG
- a CDS encoding helix-turn-helix transcriptional regulator, with product MTIHHGTVLNEGWRELAPAAALFHSLSDATRLGIVKRMAEGEIRVGDLAAELGLAQSTVSAHVACLRDCGLVEGRAQGRSVYYSLSRPELMDMLAQAEVLLAATGNAVSLCPNYGAGSGPELTNVEPTKEIAQ from the coding sequence ATGACGATTCATCATGGGACGGTTTTGAATGAAGGGTGGCGGGAACTGGCTCCTGCTGCCGCTCTGTTTCATTCCTTGAGTGACGCCACCCGGCTGGGCATTGTGAAGCGGATGGCCGAGGGGGAAATCAGGGTGGGTGACCTGGCCGCGGAGCTGGGCCTGGCCCAGTCCACGGTATCCGCGCATGTGGCATGCCTGCGCGATTGCGGCCTGGTGGAAGGCCGTGCGCAGGGCCGCAGCGTCTACTACTCACTCTCACGCCCGGAACTGATGGACATGCTTGCCCAGGCCGAAGTCCTGCTCGCCGCAACCGGCAACGCGGTCAGCCTGTGCCCGAACTACGGCGCCGGAAGCGGCCCGGAACTGACAAACGTGGAACCAACGAAGGAGATTGCGCAATGA
- a CDS encoding DUF2269 domain-containing protein, translating to MKLMPPAVRKAALTVHILSSVGWLGAIAAFLVLAIAGLTSADPQLVRAAYTGMNLIGWMIIFPLSLASLISGIVQGLGTVWGLFRHYWVLIKLIITALATALLLVHLQPVTAMAKMALAADLGPSDMNGMRIQLVADAGAAILALLITSILSVYKPRGLTRHGQKVLNKQQAQTRPAKGANA from the coding sequence ATGAAACTCATGCCCCCCGCGGTGCGCAAGGCAGCCCTGACCGTCCACATCCTCTCCTCCGTGGGCTGGCTCGGCGCCATCGCCGCGTTCCTGGTCCTGGCAATCGCCGGCCTGACGTCCGCGGACCCGCAGCTGGTCCGTGCGGCCTACACGGGAATGAACCTCATCGGCTGGATGATCATCTTCCCGCTCAGCCTGGCCTCCCTGATCTCCGGCATCGTCCAGGGCCTTGGCACCGTGTGGGGCCTGTTCCGGCACTACTGGGTCCTGATCAAACTCATCATCACCGCCCTGGCCACGGCCCTGTTGCTCGTACATCTGCAACCGGTCACCGCAATGGCCAAAATGGCCCTGGCAGCAGACCTCGGGCCCTCAGACATGAACGGAATGAGGATCCAACTCGTCGCCGACGCCGGAGCGGCGATACTGGCACTGCTCATCACAAGTATCCTGTCCGTCTACAAACCTCGCGGACTGACCCGGCACGGACAAAAAGTCCTGAACAAACAACAGGCTCAGACCCGGCCAGCCAAGGGCGCCAACGCATAG
- a CDS encoding heavy metal-responsive transcriptional regulator has product MRIGEAASAVGLTSKTIRFYEDRGLLPPAERSANGYRDYGPDTISRLEFIRRCQGAGLTLAQIQGILHIRDSGTTPCTRVQDILGKQLIDLDKTIAELTALRATVAEHFRTIEAADPGNCDAEQICSYI; this is encoded by the coding sequence ATGCGAATAGGAGAGGCCGCTTCTGCTGTCGGCCTAACAAGCAAGACGATCAGATTCTACGAGGATCGAGGCCTGCTCCCGCCAGCTGAACGTTCCGCCAATGGTTATCGCGACTATGGCCCCGACACGATCAGCCGCCTGGAATTCATCCGCCGTTGCCAAGGCGCCGGACTGACGCTGGCGCAGATCCAAGGAATTCTCCACATCCGGGATAGCGGCACAACCCCATGCACCCGAGTACAAGACATACTCGGCAAGCAACTCATCGATCTGGACAAGACAATCGCGGAACTAACTGCGCTACGAGCCACCGTCGCGGAACATTTCAGGACGATCGAGGCAGCAGACCCCGGTAACTGCGATGCAGAACAGATCTGCAGCTACATCTGA
- a CDS encoding cytochrome c biogenesis protein ResB translates to MTAQTKPGQPKTSTPVAEPALGIKGMLRWVWRQLTSMRTALLLLLLLAVAAVPGSLFPQRPVNAAAVTRYLKDNPDTGKFLDSLQMFDVYASAWFSAIYLLLFISLIGCVVPRARAHYKAMRSRPPRTPRRLSRLPEYETMALPAAAGVSARQAVTDAAAVLRKRGYRVDVRDTDEAMPSVGAERGFLKEAGNLVFHVSLIGVLVCVGIGGLFGYRGQKILIEGETFVNTLVGYDAFTPGTNFDPATLDPFAVTLDQFDVRFDRESTRQFGQPIDFTAALTTKEEPGAEGRQQILKVNEPVYFGETGIFLVGNGYAPIVTVKDGNGQTAFSGPVVSVPSDGVFTSSMTIKVPDAGPDQLGFVGFFLPSAIKNDQGVSYSFDPDPLNPQLNLNSYYGNLGLDDGKPQNVYVLDVKNLTQLNGRDLPAGGITLGPGATYTLPEGKGSISFDGLKRYIGVDIRATPGQGGVLVFSLLAVAGLVASLYISRRRVWVRTGTHPDGRTMVEYGLLARGEDHRLAGETEALRELFTKQWQLPATASTPDTAQHVKDR, encoded by the coding sequence ATGACCGCCCAAACCAAACCCGGCCAGCCCAAAACCTCCACGCCCGTGGCCGAACCCGCCCTGGGCATCAAAGGCATGCTGCGCTGGGTGTGGCGTCAATTGACCAGCATGCGCACTGCCCTGTTGTTGTTGCTGTTGCTGGCCGTAGCCGCCGTCCCCGGTTCGCTGTTCCCGCAGCGGCCGGTCAACGCTGCCGCCGTCACACGGTACCTAAAGGACAATCCGGACACCGGTAAGTTCCTGGACAGTCTGCAGATGTTCGATGTGTACGCTTCGGCGTGGTTCTCCGCGATCTACCTTCTGCTGTTCATCTCCCTGATCGGCTGTGTCGTTCCCAGGGCAAGGGCGCACTACAAGGCCATGCGCTCCCGACCGCCGCGCACGCCGCGCCGGCTGTCCAGGCTGCCGGAATATGAAACCATGGCGCTCCCCGCCGCGGCAGGCGTCTCCGCCAGGCAGGCCGTCACCGATGCCGCCGCGGTCCTGAGGAAGCGCGGCTACCGGGTTGATGTGCGGGACACCGACGAGGCCATGCCCTCGGTCGGGGCCGAACGGGGGTTTCTGAAGGAGGCCGGGAACCTGGTCTTCCACGTCTCTTTGATCGGTGTTCTTGTCTGTGTGGGCATCGGCGGGCTGTTCGGCTACCGGGGACAAAAGATCCTGATCGAGGGCGAGACGTTCGTCAACACCCTTGTTGGCTATGACGCCTTCACGCCCGGCACCAATTTCGATCCCGCAACACTGGACCCCTTCGCTGTCACCCTGGACCAGTTTGATGTGCGCTTTGACAGGGAATCCACCCGTCAGTTCGGCCAACCCATCGACTTCACCGCCGCCCTCACCACCAAAGAGGAACCGGGCGCCGAGGGCCGGCAGCAGATCCTGAAAGTCAACGAACCGGTGTACTTCGGAGAAACCGGAATCTTTCTGGTCGGAAACGGTTACGCCCCCATCGTGACCGTCAAGGACGGCAACGGCCAGACGGCGTTCAGCGGCCCCGTGGTGTCCGTTCCCAGCGACGGCGTCTTCACCTCATCAATGACGATCAAAGTCCCGGACGCGGGCCCGGACCAGCTCGGGTTTGTCGGCTTCTTCCTCCCCTCGGCCATCAAAAACGACCAGGGCGTGTCCTACAGCTTCGATCCCGACCCGCTGAACCCGCAGCTGAACCTGAACTCCTACTACGGGAACCTCGGCCTGGACGACGGGAAGCCGCAGAACGTGTACGTACTCGACGTGAAGAACCTGACCCAGCTCAACGGCCGGGACCTGCCCGCCGGCGGGATTACCCTTGGCCCCGGCGCGACGTACACTCTGCCTGAGGGTAAGGGCAGCATCAGCTTCGACGGGCTCAAACGCTACATCGGTGTCGACATCCGGGCCACGCCCGGACAGGGCGGTGTCCTGGTGTTTTCCCTCCTGGCAGTCGCCGGGCTCGTAGCTTCGCTCTACATCAGCCGCCGCCGTGTCTGGGTGCGGACCGGCACCCACCCGGATGGACGCACCATGGTCGAGTACGGCCTGCTGGCCCGCGGCGAAGACCACCGCCTGGCCGGGGAAACAGAAGCCCTGCGCGAACTCTTCACCAAGCAATGGCAGCTCCCGGCCACCGCCAGCACCCCCGACACCGCCCAACACGTTAAGGACCGCTAA
- a CDS encoding cadmium resistance transporter yields the protein MLATILAAAAMFAATNIDDIVVLTALFLASSRGQPRAWHIVGGQYAGFITLVGLSLLAALGLTIVPDEWVGLLGIFPLILGILGLIRGLKREGDDDDENKLTGSLGLLGIAGITIANGADNIAIYTPVFRTMAPADTTITVIVFLALVAVWCALGKLIGTHHKVVETLEKIEHWLVPAVFIGLGLTILIGSGSLQRLINLWL from the coding sequence ATGCTTGCCACCATCCTGGCAGCGGCTGCGATGTTCGCCGCGACGAACATCGATGACATCGTGGTGCTGACGGCGCTTTTCCTGGCCTCCAGCAGGGGCCAGCCACGGGCCTGGCACATTGTCGGAGGGCAGTACGCCGGTTTCATCACCCTCGTCGGGCTGAGTCTCCTGGCTGCCCTGGGTCTGACCATCGTCCCGGACGAATGGGTCGGGCTGCTCGGAATTTTCCCGCTGATCCTGGGCATCCTGGGCCTGATCCGCGGCCTGAAACGCGAGGGCGATGATGATGATGAGAACAAACTCACGGGAAGTCTTGGCCTGCTTGGCATCGCGGGCATCACCATCGCCAACGGCGCGGACAACATCGCGATCTACACCCCCGTGTTCCGCACTATGGCACCGGCCGACACCACCATCACCGTCATCGTCTTCCTGGCCCTGGTCGCTGTGTGGTGCGCCTTGGGCAAGCTCATCGGCACCCACCACAAAGTCGTCGAAACCCTGGAAAAAATTGAACACTGGCTCGTCCCGGCCGTCTTCATCGGGCTGGGCCTGACCATCCTCATCGGATCAGGATCCCTGCAACGCCTCATCAACCTCTGGCTCTGA
- a CDS encoding cation-translocating P-type ATPase, which translates to MSDACGCSDDKPETAAEEAEEAVGFWQINEIRAAAIAGVMLLTAWILSLSGGPEWLRLVLEIGALLVAAWTFVPSTLRRLAKGKIGVGTLMTIAAAGAVALGEYEEAAMLAFLYSISEGLEEYSLAKTRRGLRALLDLVPAEATVLRGGAEIVVDPAELVPGDRMIVRPGERLATDGRIITGRTSLDTSALTGESVPVEAGPGSDVYAGAINGTGPLEVEVTSTAENNSLARIVHIVEAEQSRKGPGQRLADNIAKKLVPGILIAAALIIAFGFIVGEPLLWFERALVVLVAASPCALAISVPVTVVASVGAASRIGVLIKGGAALETLGKIRTIALDKTGTLTRNKPEVIDVAAAGTATREEVLALAAGLEARSEHPLARAILAASPARADVTDVDTVPGAGLQGTFEGKTVRLGRPGWINPGALAADVERMQTAGATAVLIESAGEVIGAVAVRDELRPEAPQVIARLSASGYTTAMLTGDNAITAAALGKAAGITEVHADLRPEDKAEIIRALKSRQPTAMVGDGVNDAPALATADTGIAMGAMGTDVAIETADIALMGEDLNHLPQVLDHARRTRSIMLQNVGLSLLLIAILIPLALFGLLGLAAVVLIHELAEIVVIANGVRAGRISRKNALPAAKPAPALEPAA; encoded by the coding sequence ATGAGTGACGCCTGCGGCTGCAGCGACGACAAGCCCGAAACCGCGGCGGAAGAGGCCGAGGAAGCGGTCGGGTTCTGGCAGATCAACGAAATCAGGGCCGCCGCCATCGCGGGTGTGATGCTCCTGACCGCCTGGATCCTGTCCCTGAGCGGGGGCCCGGAGTGGCTGCGCCTGGTCCTGGAAATCGGGGCGCTGCTGGTCGCGGCATGGACTTTTGTTCCCTCCACCCTGCGCCGCCTGGCCAAAGGCAAGATCGGCGTCGGGACCCTGATGACCATCGCCGCCGCCGGGGCCGTCGCGCTGGGAGAGTACGAGGAAGCGGCGATGCTCGCCTTCCTCTACTCGATTTCTGAAGGCCTGGAGGAATACTCGCTGGCCAAGACCCGGCGTGGCCTGCGGGCCCTGCTGGACCTGGTCCCGGCCGAAGCGACAGTCCTGCGCGGTGGAGCAGAAATCGTCGTTGACCCTGCCGAGCTCGTTCCCGGGGACCGGATGATCGTTCGCCCGGGCGAACGGCTGGCCACCGACGGCCGGATCATCACCGGCCGCACCTCCCTGGACACCTCAGCGCTGACCGGCGAATCCGTCCCCGTGGAGGCCGGTCCCGGCAGCGATGTCTACGCCGGGGCGATCAACGGCACCGGGCCGCTGGAAGTCGAAGTCACCAGCACCGCGGAAAACAACTCCCTGGCCCGCATCGTGCACATCGTCGAGGCCGAACAGTCCCGCAAGGGCCCCGGGCAGCGCCTGGCCGACAACATCGCCAAGAAACTCGTCCCCGGCATCCTCATCGCCGCGGCCCTGATCATCGCCTTCGGCTTCATCGTGGGAGAGCCGCTGCTGTGGTTCGAACGCGCCCTGGTCGTCCTCGTTGCCGCATCGCCGTGCGCTCTGGCGATCTCCGTCCCGGTCACCGTCGTCGCCTCCGTCGGCGCCGCCAGCCGCATCGGTGTGCTCATCAAGGGCGGAGCCGCCCTGGAAACCCTCGGCAAGATCCGCACCATCGCCCTGGACAAGACCGGCACCCTGACCCGGAACAAGCCCGAAGTGATCGATGTCGCCGCCGCAGGGACCGCTACCCGGGAGGAGGTTCTGGCCCTCGCGGCCGGGCTGGAGGCCCGCAGCGAACACCCCCTGGCCCGCGCCATCCTCGCCGCATCACCCGCCAGGGCCGATGTGACCGACGTGGACACCGTTCCCGGCGCCGGCCTGCAAGGCACCTTTGAGGGCAAAACCGTCCGGCTGGGCCGCCCCGGCTGGATCAACCCCGGCGCCCTGGCCGCGGATGTCGAGCGGATGCAAACGGCAGGCGCCACCGCCGTCCTGATCGAATCCGCCGGTGAAGTCATTGGTGCCGTAGCGGTCCGTGACGAACTGCGCCCCGAAGCCCCGCAGGTCATCGCCCGGCTGAGCGCTTCCGGGTACACCACGGCCATGCTCACCGGGGATAACGCGATCACCGCCGCGGCCCTGGGTAAGGCAGCCGGGATCACCGAAGTCCACGCCGATCTCCGCCCGGAAGACAAGGCAGAGATCATCCGGGCCCTGAAGTCCCGCCAGCCCACCGCCATGGTCGGTGACGGCGTCAACGACGCCCCGGCCCTGGCCACCGCTGACACCGGAATAGCGATGGGTGCCATGGGCACGGACGTCGCCATTGAAACCGCTGACATCGCCCTGATGGGCGAGGACCTGAACCACCTGCCCCAGGTCTTGGACCACGCCCGCAGGACCCGGTCCATCATGCTTCAGAACGTGGGCCTGTCCCTGCTGCTGATCGCGATCCTGATCCCGCTGGCCCTGTTCGGGCTGCTGGGACTGGCCGCGGTCGTCCTGATCCACGAACTGGCCGAAATCGTGGTGATCGCCAACGGCGTCCGCGCCGGCCGGATCAGCCGCAAAAACGCACTCCCCGCTGCCAAGCCGGCGCCTGCTTTGGAACCGGCGGCGTGA
- the merA gene encoding mercury(II) reductase yields the protein MAGAAPQDFDLAVIGSGGGAFAAAIRATNLGKRVVMIERSTVGGTCVNTGCVPSKALLAAAEARHVALDGTGRFPGISTSAGPVDMGALMESKRALVEGMRSDKYVDLAADYGWDLRHGTAVFAGTPEEPTLEITGPDGARDSLTAAHYLVATGSAPWAPPVPGLDKVDYLTSTTAMELDEVPESLIVFGGGYVALEQAQLFARLGSKVTVLARSRLASQEEPEASRALVSVFADEGIRVVRRAAVTSVRADAAGSEVVVTATVAGAQQEFRAEKLLVATGRRAVTDGLNLDAVGVKTGDTGQILVEKTLASSNPRIWAAGDVTGHREFVYVASAHGTLMAENAFRNAGREVDYRHLPRVTFTSPALAAVGMTDREANEAGIRCECRVLSLEYVPRALVNRDTRGFIKIVAESSTGRILGITAVGKEAGDLAAAGVYILEAGMTVDQVANLWSPYLTMAEGIKIAAQSFTTDVSKLSCCAS from the coding sequence ATGGCTGGTGCAGCACCGCAGGATTTTGATTTGGCCGTAATTGGTTCGGGCGGCGGAGCCTTTGCTGCCGCGATCCGTGCAACGAATCTGGGCAAGCGGGTCGTGATGATCGAGCGGTCAACAGTGGGCGGGACGTGCGTGAACACTGGCTGCGTGCCCTCAAAGGCCCTGCTGGCCGCCGCTGAAGCCCGGCACGTCGCGTTGGACGGGACTGGACGGTTCCCCGGGATCAGCACCTCGGCCGGCCCTGTGGACATGGGCGCGCTTATGGAAAGCAAGAGGGCACTGGTTGAAGGTATGCGCTCGGATAAGTACGTGGATCTGGCCGCCGATTACGGGTGGGACCTGCGCCATGGCACTGCCGTTTTCGCCGGCACCCCGGAAGAACCGACCTTGGAAATCACAGGACCTGACGGCGCCCGCGACTCCCTGACCGCTGCCCATTATCTCGTCGCAACCGGCTCGGCCCCATGGGCACCGCCGGTGCCGGGACTGGACAAGGTGGATTACCTGACCTCGACCACGGCCATGGAGCTAGACGAGGTCCCTGAGTCTCTGATCGTCTTCGGAGGCGGGTACGTGGCTTTGGAACAGGCGCAGCTTTTTGCCCGCCTCGGATCAAAAGTGACCGTATTGGCCCGCTCCCGGCTTGCCTCGCAGGAGGAACCGGAGGCCTCCCGCGCCCTGGTCAGTGTCTTCGCCGACGAGGGCATCCGGGTAGTCCGCCGCGCAGCAGTAACATCGGTCCGGGCGGACGCGGCCGGCTCCGAGGTCGTCGTCACGGCCACAGTGGCCGGGGCCCAGCAGGAGTTCCGGGCAGAGAAGCTGCTGGTGGCCACCGGCCGCCGCGCCGTGACCGACGGACTGAACCTGGATGCAGTCGGGGTTAAGACCGGTGACACCGGCCAGATCCTGGTCGAGAAAACCCTGGCCAGCTCCAACCCCAGGATCTGGGCGGCCGGGGACGTGACGGGGCACCGGGAATTCGTCTACGTTGCGTCCGCGCACGGGACCTTGATGGCGGAGAACGCCTTTCGAAATGCCGGCCGCGAGGTCGACTACCGGCACCTGCCTCGCGTCACGTTCACCAGCCCGGCCCTGGCCGCGGTAGGTATGACCGACAGGGAAGCCAACGAGGCGGGCATCCGATGCGAGTGCCGGGTGCTGTCGTTAGAGTACGTGCCACGGGCACTGGTGAACCGGGATACCCGCGGCTTCATCAAAATCGTCGCTGAAAGCAGCACCGGGCGCATCCTTGGAATCACAGCGGTCGGCAAGGAAGCCGGAGACCTCGCCGCCGCCGGGGTGTACATCCTCGAGGCCGGCATGACGGTAGACCAGGTAGCGAACCTTTGGTCTCCGTACCTGACCATGGCCGAAGGCATCAAAATCGCCGCGCAATCCTTCACGACCGACGTCTCCAAACTGTCCTGCTGCGCCTCGTAA
- a CDS encoding DinB family protein: protein MEPTKEDILTEYRRARADLDALLSGATAAELGRKSNGTKWTNEELLFHMVFGYMVVRALLPLVHLISRLPSGAGSAFASLLNAGTRPFHIVNYWGSRAAALYFNNRRMSARLDKTIRAITRRMDR, encoded by the coding sequence ATGGAACCGACCAAGGAAGACATCCTGACCGAATACCGGCGGGCACGAGCCGACCTTGATGCGTTGCTGTCGGGCGCCACAGCCGCCGAGCTTGGCCGCAAGAGCAACGGCACCAAGTGGACAAATGAGGAACTACTCTTCCACATGGTCTTCGGCTACATGGTCGTCCGCGCACTGCTCCCGCTAGTCCACCTCATCAGTCGACTGCCAAGTGGCGCCGGCAGTGCCTTCGCTTCACTCTTAAACGCGGGCACCCGCCCCTTTCACATCGTGAATTACTGGGGCTCCCGGGCTGCAGCCCTGTACTTCAACAACCGACGGATGTCCGCGAGACTGGACAAGACCATCCGCGCCATCACACGCAGGATGGACCGCTGA
- the ccsB gene encoding c-type cytochrome biogenesis protein CcsB, whose translation MPVINQTLGQYSELFMLLAAGTYTVAFIAFAWDLAKSSKTLQSVDRKAAETAAAKFPVAIGAAGVSPNPTAADDGRPADAAVRPSSSNVAVGGTADGDMRYAVKQRVPARVAVALTVLGVVIHGAGVITRAFGAGRVPWGNMYEFLTTGAFAVIAVFLLALLRRDLRFLGTFVTGLVIIMLVAASVAYWTPVGHLVPALQSYWLIIHVSIAVLSSALFTLTFAMSALQLVQARREKALASGGPDKPAFMRLIPSALSLENLSYRFNAIGFLGWTFTLIFGAIWAEKAWGRFWGWDTKEVWTFVIWVVYAGYLHARATRGWTGTRAAWLSIVGYLCVVFNFTIVNQFFNGLHSYSGL comes from the coding sequence ATGCCTGTCATCAACCAAACCCTGGGCCAGTACAGCGAACTGTTCATGCTGCTGGCCGCCGGAACCTACACCGTGGCGTTCATCGCCTTCGCCTGGGACCTGGCCAAAAGCAGCAAAACCCTGCAGTCCGTGGACAGGAAGGCCGCAGAAACCGCCGCGGCGAAATTCCCCGTAGCCATCGGAGCCGCGGGTGTGTCGCCGAACCCAACAGCGGCCGATGACGGCCGGCCGGCTGATGCAGCCGTCCGCCCCTCGTCGTCGAATGTTGCAGTGGGCGGCACTGCTGACGGCGACATGCGCTACGCGGTCAAACAACGCGTTCCTGCCCGTGTTGCCGTGGCCCTGACCGTCCTGGGCGTGGTGATCCACGGCGCGGGTGTGATCACCCGGGCCTTCGGTGCGGGACGCGTGCCGTGGGGCAACATGTACGAATTCCTCACCACCGGCGCCTTCGCTGTCATCGCCGTGTTCCTGCTGGCCCTGCTCCGCCGCGACCTGCGCTTCCTCGGCACGTTCGTCACCGGCCTGGTCATCATCATGCTCGTCGCGGCCTCCGTGGCGTACTGGACCCCCGTTGGGCACCTGGTTCCCGCACTGCAGAGCTACTGGCTGATCATCCACGTCTCCATCGCCGTGCTCTCCTCGGCGCTCTTCACGCTCACGTTCGCGATGTCAGCCCTGCAGCTCGTCCAGGCGCGCCGCGAAAAAGCGCTGGCTTCCGGCGGGCCGGACAAGCCTGCCTTCATGCGTCTGATCCCATCGGCGCTGAGCCTGGAAAACCTCTCCTACCGATTTAACGCCATCGGGTTCCTCGGCTGGACCTTCACACTGATCTTCGGCGCGATCTGGGCCGAAAAAGCCTGGGGACGGTTCTGGGGCTGGGACACCAAAGAAGTCTGGACCTTCGTAATCTGGGTTGTCTACGCAGGCTACCTCCACGCCCGAGCAACCCGCGGCTGGACCGGCACCCGCGCCGCCTGGCTCTCCATCGTCGGCTACCTCTGCGTGGTCTTCAACTTCACCATCGTGAACCAGTTCTTCAACGGACTGCACTCATACTCGGGGCTCTGA